The Solanum pennellii chromosome 11, SPENNV200 genome contains a region encoding:
- the LOC107004576 gene encoding uncharacterized protein LOC107004576, which produces MVNDFWLEKMPQTTITHLSSTGSDHCPLFMKMVSTTIDHTKYFRFLNCWVDNPHLMETVETCWEKEVVGTGMLKFQKKMIRLSNTLSVLSKREFGDIFQMLRMYEEQVHKAEENYINNQSDSNTSILHVINAKYIKFLKLEDTILKQKTQLQWFKEGDTNYKYFHLVIRGRRRKFFIHKVSNENGDWIQGDDNIAQVACEHFKGIFTGEEKLINEHTLECIPRVINQDQNAQLTIEPSMDEPKEVVLSMNPNSAASPDGMNGYFFQKCLHIIKNDLMGVVQAFFSGQMIPKYFSHSCIVLLPKVNNPNKLTEYRPISLSNFTNKIIFKLMSNILRPILPDLISTNESGIVKGRSVSDNVMLAQEIIH; this is translated from the coding sequence ATGGTAAATGATTTTTGGTTGGAAAAGATGCCTCAAACCACTATAACTCACTTGTCATCTACTGGATCTGATCATTGTCCTTTATTCATGAAAATGGTTTCCACAACAATTGATCACACCAAGTACTTCAGATTTCTCAACTGTTGGGTGGATAATCCTCATTTAATGGAAACTGTTGAAACCTGTTGGGAGAAGGAAGTAGTAGGTACTGGCatgttgaaatttcaaaaaaaaatgataaggCTATCAAATACTCTTAGTGTTTTGTCTAAGAGAGAATTTGGTGATATTTTCCAAATGCTTAGGATGTATGAGGAACAAGTGCATAAAGCTGAAGAAAACTACATCAATAACCAAAGTGACTCAAATACAAGCATCCTTCATGTAATTAATGCAAAGTACATCAAATTTCTCAAGCTGGAAGATactattttgaaacaaaaaaccCAACTCCAATGGTTTAAAGAAGGTGATACTAATTATAAATACTTCCATTTAGTaataagaggaagaagaaggaagtttTTTATTCACAAAGTTTCCAATGAAAATGGAGATTGGATACAAGGCGACGACAACATTGCTCAGGTAGCTTGTGAACACTTCAAAGGAATATTTACTGGTGAAGAAAAGCTTATCAATGAGCACACCTTGGAATGCATTCCAAGGGTGATTAATCAAGACCAAAATGCTCAGCTTACCATTGAGCCTAGCATGGATGAACCTAAAGAGGTTGTATTGTCTATGAATCCAAATTCTGCAGCTAGTCCTGATGGTATGAATGGGTACTTCTTTCAAAAATGTTTGCATATTATCAAGAATGATCTAATGGGGGTGGTTCAGGCCTTTTTCAGTGGACAAATGATTCCTAAGTACTTCTCCCATTCTTGTATTGTGCTGCTCCCTAAAGTGAACAATCCAAACAAGCTCACTGAGTATAGGCCTATAAGTCTGAGTAACTTCACtaacaaaatcatttttaagCTAATGAGCAACATACTTAGGCCTATCCTCCCTGACTTAATCTCTACTAATGAATCCGGGATTGTTAAAGGTAGAAGTGTTTCTGATAACGTCATGCT